Proteins found in one Thermoanaerobaculia bacterium genomic segment:
- a CDS encoding prepilin-type N-terminal cleavage/methylation domain-containing protein, with product MIQKLRNRQRGFTLIELLIVVAIIGIIAAILIPNLIDALQKAKQKRTMADMRNVGTAWLSWVTDVVSGAAAGQGVTTWSGTDYLTITHSELFQTLHPSTTFFYLNELPKRDGWKNSYAYGYTQNPLGSQVIAIGSRGRDGATNAATPLAASITIGPFTPTKYDEDIIWADGFFVRWPGGADTGGGS from the coding sequence ATGATTCAGAAACTCCGGAATCGCCAGCGGGGCTTCACACTGATCGAGCTTCTGATCGTGGTGGCCATCATCGGTATCATCGCCGCCATCCTGATCCCGAACTTGATCGACGCCCTGCAGAAGGCGAAGCAGAAGCGCACCATGGCCGACATGCGCAACGTCGGCACGGCCTGGCTCTCGTGGGTCACGGACGTCGTCTCCGGCGCCGCGGCCGGCCAGGGTGTCACGACCTGGTCCGGTACTGATTACCTCACCATCACGCATTCGGAACTCTTCCAGACCCTCCATCCGTCGACGACCTTCTTCTACCTGAACGAGCTGCCGAAGAGGGACGGCTGGAAGAACAGCTACGCCTACGGCTATACCCAGAATCCGCTCGGCTCGCAGGTCATCGCGATCGGCAGCCGCGGACGGGACGGCGCCACGAATGCGGCCACTCCCCTGGCCGCTAGCATCACCATTGGACCGTTCACCCCGACCAAGTACGACGAGGACATCATCTGGGCCGACGGCTTCTTCGTTCGCTGGCCCGGCGGCGCCGACACCGGCGGCGGCAGCTGA
- a CDS encoding M20/M25/M40 family metallo-hydrolase yields the protein MRPVPSSWLAFLLLAATGVGAAPAASDRAVRSPAASLLAAYLAVDTTNPPGNERAGAELLARTLAEAGIESQLLVSPRGRVSLHARLEATTAGTRAGALLLLHHIDTVPAGPGWRHPAHGGEVHAGELWGRGAIDAKGLGVAHLMAFLELARSPQPRRRAVVFLAVADEEAGGGEGTGWLIESHPELFADAAVVLNEGGVNKAVAGRALFWGIEVDQKRPLWLEVAATGRPGHASAANPESATHRLVAGLARLVAAPRPRRVTAAAADFITALARFDPQARGALAEVRALGALRAAGGPGETADADPAGAGAAQPLSLPGFESLLTDTLQVTTLAGSERINVVAGEARAGIDVRLLPDTDEKAFVGEVERILGPGFTVNVRLGSKATPPSSSTSADYRTLAAALAAPAPSAQPAPVPVVPAFIPAFTDSRFFRARGIAAYGLQPFALDGLLLRSIHAPDERIPLTVLDRGVETMTRVLRALASAPPAADPALP from the coding sequence TTGCGCCCGGTACCGAGCTCCTGGCTGGCCTTCCTGCTGCTTGCCGCCACAGGTGTCGGCGCCGCTCCGGCGGCGAGCGATCGCGCGGTCCGCTCTCCGGCCGCGTCCCTCCTCGCCGCCTATCTCGCCGTCGACACGACGAATCCTCCCGGCAACGAGCGCGCCGGAGCCGAGCTCCTCGCCCGGACGCTCGCCGAAGCCGGCATCGAGTCACAGCTGCTGGTCTCGCCGCGCGGCCGGGTGAGTCTGCACGCGCGTCTCGAAGCGACCACCGCAGGAACCCGCGCGGGCGCGCTCCTCCTCCTGCACCACATCGACACGGTGCCGGCGGGACCCGGGTGGCGACACCCGGCGCACGGCGGCGAAGTGCATGCGGGCGAGCTCTGGGGGCGCGGCGCGATCGACGCCAAAGGGCTCGGCGTCGCCCACCTGATGGCGTTCCTCGAGCTCGCGCGCTCGCCGCAGCCGCGCCGCCGTGCGGTCGTCTTTCTCGCCGTCGCCGACGAGGAGGCGGGCGGCGGCGAAGGCACCGGCTGGCTGATCGAGTCGCATCCCGAGCTCTTCGCGGACGCCGCCGTGGTGTTGAACGAAGGCGGCGTCAACAAGGCGGTCGCGGGCCGGGCGCTCTTCTGGGGCATCGAGGTCGACCAGAAACGGCCGCTCTGGCTCGAGGTCGCGGCGACCGGCCGCCCCGGCCACGCCTCGGCCGCGAACCCCGAGAGCGCCACGCACCGCCTCGTCGCCGGGCTCGCCCGCCTGGTGGCGGCGCCGCGACCGCGGCGGGTCACCGCGGCGGCCGCCGACTTCATCACCGCGCTCGCCCGTTTCGACCCGCAGGCGCGGGGTGCGCTCGCCGAAGTACGCGCCCTCGGGGCGCTGCGCGCGGCCGGGGGTCCGGGAGAGACGGCAGATGCGGATCCGGCGGGAGCCGGCGCGGCGCAGCCCCTCTCCCTGCCCGGCTTCGAGAGCCTGTTGACCGACACCCTGCAAGTCACCACCCTCGCCGGCTCCGAACGGATCAACGTCGTCGCCGGCGAAGCGCGCGCCGGCATCGACGTCCGGCTCCTGCCGGACACCGACGAGAAGGCGTTCGTCGGCGAGGTCGAGCGGATCCTCGGTCCCGGGTTCACAGTGAACGTTCGCCTCGGCTCGAAGGCCACCCCTCCCTCCTCTTCGACCAGTGCCGACTACCGCACCCTCGCCGCGGCGCTCGCTGCGCCGGCGCCCAGCGCCCAGCCTGCGCCGGTTCCCGTCGTGCCGGCCTTCATCCCGGCGTTCACCGACTCGCGTTTCTTTCGCGCCCGCGGGATTGCGGCTTACGGTCTGCAGCCGTTTGCGCTCGACGGCCTGCTCCTGCGCAGCATCCATGCACCGGACGAGCGCATTCCGCTCACCGTCCTCGACCGCGGCGTCGAGACCATGACCCGCGTGCTGCGCGCGCTGGCCTCCGCGCCGCCGGCCGCCGACCCCGCGCTCCCATGA
- a CDS encoding prepilin peptidase, giving the protein MPPIEFFVVYAALVGLIVGSYLNVVVHRLPHQQSTVVPRSRCPQCGAAIRVRDNLPVLSWLLLRGRCRDCGARISVRYPLIELLTAALFAGAVLRFGVTPTAAAGALFSAALLALAAIDVEHFLLPDRITLPGIGLALAAQPLLVWGSLAGALQGALVGAGILLVMAGLWELLRGVEGMGLGDVKMLAMIGAFLGVHGVVVTLVFASFAGSVVGITLLARGSIELQGKLPFGLFLALGGAIALFAGEPLTRAYLALL; this is encoded by the coding sequence GTGCCGCCGATCGAGTTCTTCGTCGTCTACGCCGCCCTCGTCGGCCTGATCGTCGGCAGTTATCTGAACGTCGTCGTTCACCGGTTGCCGCATCAGCAGTCGACGGTGGTGCCGCGGTCGCGCTGTCCGCAGTGCGGCGCGGCGATCCGGGTGCGCGACAACCTGCCCGTGCTGAGCTGGCTCCTGCTGCGCGGGCGCTGCCGGGACTGCGGCGCGCGGATCTCCGTGCGCTATCCGCTGATCGAGCTCCTGACCGCGGCGCTCTTCGCCGGTGCGGTGCTGCGCTTCGGCGTCACGCCGACCGCCGCCGCGGGCGCGCTCTTCTCTGCGGCGCTTCTGGCGCTCGCGGCGATCGACGTCGAGCACTTCCTGCTGCCCGATCGGATCACCCTCCCCGGCATCGGGCTCGCCCTGGCCGCGCAGCCGCTCCTCGTCTGGGGATCTCTCGCCGGAGCCCTCCAGGGCGCCCTCGTCGGCGCCGGCATCCTGCTCGTCATGGCGGGTCTCTGGGAGCTCCTGCGCGGGGTCGAGGGGATGGGATTGGGCGACGTCAAGATGCTCGCCATGATCGGCGCCTTCCTCGGCGTGCACGGCGTCGTCGTGACCCTCGTCTTCGCCTCGTTCGCAGGCTCGGTCGTCGGCATCACGCTCCTCGCCCGCGGCTCGATCGAGCTCCAGGGCAAGCTCCCGTTCGGTCTCTTCCTGGCGCTCGGCGGTGCCATCGCGCTCTTCGCCGGCGAGCCGCTGACGCGGGCCTACCTCGCCCTGCTATGA
- a CDS encoding prepilin-type N-terminal cleavage/methylation domain-containing protein: MPSNPQNSRQAGFSLIELLIGMLIAVEILVAALTIFDVHNRMARVQLQITDMQQSLRVAQYDMVRTTRMAGRGGLPAEFRVDNDDISVPWLRGLAVEVRDNVLEGGDDQVALGIDEPVAQPGTDILTVRGCLSGLLFQMDPTDPTDFTATTLTINRDLPNGRSQDLAQLLEPGFSSPMLLQSSVSRGQYVVAEVASVAGNATSVVLTITFASTLSPPNPLVVALPAGFVPGFACALEEYRYYVRPTNIADANGDIQLSPKLARARMIPGTELPHDEDDANLSLDLADEIFDLQVALGFDTDYDSAGSGVGSFDDDVDSLGVDDVFYEGVDDDARSTDDWLGNSSSDNPAATQYRVNAAIAARPVRLYYVRISTLGRTARRDAKYAAPDFDPVAGEDFIENNNYDVDPASYFKTPENRQFRHRLLRTVVDLRNI, translated from the coding sequence ATGCCCTCGAATCCGCAGAACTCCCGGCAGGCCGGTTTCTCCCTCATCGAGCTCCTGATCGGCATGCTGATCGCGGTCGAGATTCTCGTCGCCGCGCTCACCATTTTCGACGTCCACAACCGAATGGCGCGGGTCCAGCTGCAGATCACCGACATGCAACAGTCGCTCCGCGTCGCGCAATACGACATGGTGCGCACTACCCGCATGGCCGGGCGTGGCGGGCTGCCTGCCGAATTTCGCGTCGACAACGACGACATCTCCGTGCCCTGGCTGCGCGGACTCGCGGTCGAGGTGCGCGATAACGTCCTCGAAGGCGGTGACGATCAGGTCGCGCTCGGCATCGACGAACCGGTGGCCCAGCCCGGCACCGACATCCTCACCGTACGCGGCTGCCTCTCGGGTCTCCTGTTCCAGATGGACCCGACCGATCCGACCGACTTCACCGCCACGACCCTCACCATCAACCGGGATCTCCCCAACGGCCGTTCGCAGGATCTCGCGCAGCTCCTCGAGCCGGGTTTCTCGAGCCCGATGCTGCTCCAAAGCTCGGTGAGCCGCGGCCAGTACGTGGTCGCCGAGGTCGCGAGCGTCGCAGGAAACGCGACGAGCGTGGTCTTGACCATCACCTTCGCGTCGACGCTCTCGCCGCCCAATCCGCTCGTCGTCGCCCTCCCGGCGGGATTCGTTCCCGGCTTCGCCTGCGCGCTCGAGGAGTACCGCTACTACGTGCGGCCGACGAATATCGCCGACGCGAACGGCGATATCCAGCTCAGCCCGAAGCTCGCCCGGGCGCGGATGATCCCGGGCACGGAGCTCCCCCATGACGAGGACGACGCCAATCTCTCGCTCGACTTGGCCGACGAGATCTTCGACCTCCAGGTCGCGCTCGGCTTCGACACTGATTACGACTCCGCCGGCAGCGGCGTCGGCTCGTTCGACGACGACGTCGATTCCCTGGGCGTCGACGACGTCTTCTACGAGGGTGTCGACGACGATGCCCGCTCTACCGACGACTGGCTCGGCAACTCGAGCTCGGACAACCCGGCTGCGACGCAGTACCGGGTGAACGCCGCGATCGCGGCGCGCCCGGTGCGGCTCTACTACGTCCGCATCTCCACCCTCGGCCGAACGGCGCGGCGCGATGCGAAGTATGCCGCCCCGGACTTCGATCCCGTGGCCGGCGAGGACTTCATCGAGAACAACAACTACGACGTTGATCCGGCGAGCTACTTCAAGACCCCGGAGAACCGCCAGTTCCGACATCGGCTCCTGCGGACCGTGGTCGACCTGCGCAACATTTGA